The DNA window TGACGCTCGACGGGGATCCACCCGGGGGCGACCAGGTTCACGGTGATGCCGTTCGGCCCGAGCTCGCGCGCCCACGACCTGGTCAACCCGAGCTGGGCACCCTTCGCCGCGACGTAGGCGGACATCTCGGGGAGCGCTCGCTCGAACATGTCCGAGCCGATCTGGATGATCCGGCCGAACCGCTGCTCCCGCATGTGCGGGGCGATGGCCCGCACGAGCAGCGTCGGACTCTTCACGAAGAACGCCAACTGGGCGACGTGGTCGTCCCAGCCGAGCCGGTCGATCGGCACCGACGGTTGGGGGCCGGTGGCATTGGCGACGAGCACGGAGATGGGCGCGGCTGCCTCAGTGATGCGCTCGACGAGCGAGGCCACCGACTCCTCGTCCGTCACGTCCGCGCTGAACGCCTCGGCTGCACCACCGGCCTGCCGGATCGATTCGACGACGTCAGCCGCCTGTTCGGCACCTGATCGGTAGTTCACGGCGACGAAATACCCGTCAGCACCCAGCCGACGGGCGATCCCCGCACCAAGCCCTCTCGACGCACCGGTCACCAGTGCGACTCGTTGACCCGCGAACCCGTGTGAGGTCATCGCCGTGCTCCGTTCGATCGTCGGCTCGAACGCCGATGGATGGGACGCCATTCCGCGCTGCCGTCCAGAGTTGGCGTCGCGTCTGCCCTGACCTTCCCGAGGATAGTCGGCCGTTCGACCGGGTCGACGCCCGACGACATGACGCGGCCACCACCAACGGGCACTACCGTCGAGGGATGCGCCCTGCTCCCCGCTCCACCGGCAGCCTCCGTGTCGCCCAGGTGGTCTCGGAGGTCTTCGGGCCCGCGCCGCTCCTGACGTTCGCACTGGTCCAGGCCGGTGTCGGCACCGCGCCGCACGGCGTCTGGACGGCCCTGCTCGCCTCGCTGCTGATCGCGGTCCTGCCCTACGCGGCGCTCATCCTCTTGGCGCGCTCCGGGCGGGTCAGCGGGCGGTTCGTCTCCGAGCGACGGCAGCGGGGACCGATCCTCGCGTGCGTGCTCGTGTCCGTGCTGCTGGGCGTGTCACTGCTCGTCTGGCTCGGCGCAGACGCCGGGTTGCTGGCCGTCGGCATCGCCGCGATCATCGGCTTGCTCGTCGTCACGGCGGTGAACCTGGTGTGGAAGTTGTCGATCCACGCGGCGATCGCGGCCTTCGTCGCCATCCTGCAGTTCGGGTCCCTGC is part of the Plantibacter sp. Leaf314 genome and encodes:
- a CDS encoding SDR family NAD(P)-dependent oxidoreductase — its product is MTSHGFAGQRVALVTGASRGLGAGIARRLGADGYFVAVNYRSGAEQAADVVESIRQAGGAAEAFSADVTDEESVASLVERITEAAAPISVLVANATGPQPSVPIDRLGWDDHVAQLAFFVKSPTLLVRAIAPHMREQRFGRIIQIGSDMFERALPEMSAYVAAKGAQLGLTRSWARELGPNGITVNLVAPGWIPVERHADASADDIAAYLAEVPMGRMGTIDDIADTVAFLASDRTGFITGQRITVNGGHTID